One genomic segment of Hevea brasiliensis isolate MT/VB/25A 57/8 chromosome 3, ASM3005281v1, whole genome shotgun sequence includes these proteins:
- the LOC110654995 gene encoding protein ALUMINUM SENSITIVE 3 encodes MDVGWLLDFLRGMIKPVAALAVVLMAVLLSFMQKLGLEGEMIYSIFRSFLQLSIIGFVLQFIFSQERSVWIILAYLFMVSVAGYTAGQRAKHVPRGKYVAGASILAGTAVTMFLLVILNVFPFTPRYIIPVAGMMVGNAMTVTGVTMKRLRDDIKVQMSLVETALALGATPRQATLQQVKRALVIALSPVLDNAKTVGLISLPGAMTGLIMGGASPLEAIQLQIVVMNMLIGASTVSSIMSTYLCWPAFFTPAYQLETKVFSSD; translated from the exons ATGGATGTTGGATGGCTACTCGATTTTCTTAGGGGGATGATAAAGCCGGTGGCCGCACTTGCTGTGGTGCTCATGGCTGTGCTGTTATCCTTTATGCAAAAGTTGGGTTTGGAGGGAGAGATGATCTATTCCATATTTAGGTCATTTCTTCAGTTATCTATTATTGGGTTTGTTTTGCAGTTCATTTTCAGTCAGGAACGTAGCGTTTGGATCATTCTCGCTTACCTTTTTATG GTCTCTGTTGCAGGTTATACAGCTGGTCAACGAGCCAAGCATGTTCCTCGAGGAAAGTATGTGGCTGGAGCTTCTATCCTGGCAGGAACTGCGGTGACAATGTTCTTGCTTGTTattctgaatgtcttccccttcACTCCCAGATACATCATCCCTGTTGCAGGAATGATGGTTGGGAATGCAATGACAGTCACTGGGGTTACAATGAAACGACTCCGAGATGATATCAAAGTGCAAATGAGCCTG GTAGAGACGGCATTGGCACTTGGTGCAACTCCTCGCCAAGCCACACTTCAACAAGTGAAAAGGGCTCTAGTCATCGCTCTTTCTCCAGTGCTGGACAATGCCAAAACGGTGGGTCTGATTTCGCTTCCTGGAGCAATGACTGGCCTTATAATGGGAGGAGCTTCTCCATTGGAGGCCATTCAACTGCAAATTGTGGTAATGAACATGCTCATCGGCGCATCAACTGTTAGCAGTATCATGTCTACGTACCTTTGTTGGCCTGCATTCTTCACACCTGCTTATCAATTAGAAACTAAGGTCTTCAGCTCCGATTGA